The genomic interval CCATCCGTTTGCAACATACGTCAGTTCCATAAATGGATTCCCCCCCTACCACCTAAATCGCACCTGGCATATTCCTATTGGAAGCTGCTTTGAAACACCCACTGCTTACCCTTTTTCCCCCTTAATTTCTGCAATAAATTTTCCAACTACATCATAAACACTAAGGGGTGGCTCTGCAGAATCTTATGCCCCTTTCTGTTCACCTAAATTACTCCCCTGTTAGTTCACCAATAACACCTACAGCTAGCAATGAGCAGCAGCCCTGGATGCCCAAAGAATATTGGCTAAGCCTAATCCATCCCTTGTCCTTTGAAAATAGCCGACCAAAATCATTGTCTCGTCGGGAGGCAAAAATTGCATGCCATAATGGCATATTGGAAATAATTTGGAACCCACAAGGGTGAATAAATGCCTTGACAACTATATCAACCCCCATCCTCTTTAAGCTACCATACCCTTCAGCATCTTTCTCAACAGGCACAAGCTGAGGAGTTTCAGAGTTTGATCTAGTtgtagaaagaagaaaaaatgtcTCTGGTCACCGATGAGATCAAAGCCAGTGCGTCTGAAATTTACCATGGAGATGAGATCTGTCAAGAGAAATCCAAGTTTTTGCTCGAGGAAGTTGGCATGCCCAGGGGGCTTTTGCCCCTGAGAGACATTGAAGAATGTGGGTATGTGAAGGACACTGGGTTTGTGTGGCTCAAACAGAAGAAGAGCATAACCCACAAGTTTGAAAAGATTGGGAAGCTTGTTTCCTATGCACCCGAAGTCACTGCTGTTGTCGAGCAAAGCAAGATCAAGAAGCTGACTGGGGTAAAGACCAAGGAGCTTTTGCTCTGGATCACACTCAGTGATATCTATGTTGATGATCCACCCACTGGCAAAATCACTTTTAAGACTCCTGCAGGGCTGTCCAGATCTTTCCCTGTATCAGCTTTTGAGATTGAAGGTGAAGTCAAGGATGccaaggagaagaagaaggaagaaaaggatgTGAATGAAGCTTTGGAGGTGAAGGAGGTCTAGATTACTTTCGATTTCAATAGGACAAAGTGGTTCATCTGTGACTGTGGGTTCATGATTACTCTTGTCCCCTTTTTTTCTGGATGTGCTGTCTTTTACCTAGTTTCTTTTCGCTAAATATTAGTAGTagcaataaagaaaaattgtttaCAATTTCAGAATACCAATGTTGCATTTCCATTGGTTGCATGATACTACTACTCCCACCATTTTTATCGGATAGGTACCTGAGAAGCCTAATGTTGCA from Theobroma cacao cultivar B97-61/B2 chromosome 5, Criollo_cocoa_genome_V2, whole genome shotgun sequence carries:
- the LOC18600596 gene encoding uncharacterized protein LOC18600596, which gives rise to MSLVTDEIKASASEIYHGDEICQEKSKFLLEEVGMPRGLLPLRDIEECGYVKDTGFVWLKQKKSITHKFEKIGKLVSYAPEVTAVVEQSKIKKLTGVKTKELLLWITLSDIYVDDPPTGKITFKTPAGLSRSFPVSAFEIEGEVKDAKEKKKEEKDVNEALEVKEV